In a single window of the Littorina saxatilis isolate snail1 linkage group LG3, US_GU_Lsax_2.0, whole genome shotgun sequence genome:
- the LOC138961373 gene encoding con-Ins Im2-like, whose protein sequence is MVTATMAATTQCHALLVLWVLALQVSTAAGGYEHTCDLNTRLRGAHSGGVCGRRLASLVAMLCEDRGHAGRYNHPDKRSVRDTTGLVDERLRGILLNKREALSYLNTRVEDTRVARGARAKRRSGVQGITCECCYNVCSMNELYEYCK, encoded by the exons ATGGTGACGGCGACGATGGCGGCCACGACACAGTGCCACGCTCTGCTGGTCCTCTGGGTCCTGGCCCTTCAGGTCAGCACGGCCGCTGGGGGCTACGAGCACACGTGCGACCTCAACACCCGCTTACGGGGCGCGCACAGCGGTGGTGTGTGTGGCCGCCGCCTGGCCTCTCTGGTCGCCATGCTGTGTGAGGACCGGGGCCACGCCGGCCGTTACAACCATCCGGACAAGAGATCCGTGCGGGACACGACGG GTTTAGTAGACGAGAGACTGCGGGGTATTCTATTAAACAAGCGCGAGGCTCTATCATATTTGAACACGCGTGTTGAGGACACTCGTGTGGCTCGGGGGGCAAGAGCAAAGAGAAGGAGCGGTGTGCAAGGAATCACGTGTGAATGTTGTTACAACGTGTGCTCTATGAATGAACTCTATGAGTACTGTAAGTAA